A genome region from Candidatus Methylomirabilis sp. includes the following:
- the ispF gene encoding 2-C-methyl-D-erythritol 2,4-cyclodiphosphate synthase, with product MTVGIGFDTHPLVPGRRLVLGGVEIPFEKGLEGHSDADALAHAVIDAILGAACAGDIGSCFGTDDPQYKDVSSLLLLREAFRRVQVLGYTVGNIDATIIAEAPRLAPHIAQMRANLAESIGTPVEGVSVKAATANRVGALGAGDGIACLAIASLQRRQITP from the coding sequence ATGACGGTTGGGATCGGATTCGACACGCACCCACTAGTACCCGGTCGGCGCCTCGTCCTGGGTGGGGTGGAGATTCCATTCGAGAAAGGGCTTGAGGGCCACTCGGATGCGGATGCCTTGGCCCATGCGGTCATCGACGCCATCCTTGGCGCGGCGTGCGCCGGTGATATCGGCTCTTGTTTTGGGACAGACGACCCTCAATACAAGGACGTATCGAGTCTCCTGCTCCTCAGGGAGGCCTTTCGACGCGTGCAGGTCCTTGGCTACACGGTGGGGAACATCGACGCAACGATTATTGCGGAAGCCCCGAGGTTGGCGCCGCATATTGCGCAGATGCGGGCCAACCTCGCAGAGAGCATCGGAACTCCGGTCGAGGGGGTAAGCGTCAAGGCGGCGACGGCGAATCGAGTAGGTGCACTCGGGGCAGGCGACGGTATCGCCTGTCTGGCCATTGCGTCCCTCCAACGCCGTCAGATAACGCCGTAG
- the ispD gene encoding 2-C-methyl-D-erythritol 4-phosphate cytidylyltransferase translates to MIVTAIVPAAGAGIRFGGAVKKQFIALDGLPILSHTLRALAASHTLAAIIVVVPPGEESRGREALDLARIDLETEVVPGGQARQDSVYIGLQRAKAETDLVLIHDGVRPFVSREVVLATIEAAKECGAAVAAVPAIDTIKRVDTDDFVIETLPRGQLWSIQTPQVFRYALLMQAHRAVRECGIIATDDAALVERIGGMVKVVRGSYENLKITSEEDLPLAGLILKRRRVQ, encoded by the coding sequence CGCGGCGGGAGCGGGGATCCGATTCGGGGGAGCGGTCAAGAAACAGTTTATCGCGCTGGACGGTCTTCCGATACTCAGTCACACATTGCGAGCGCTTGCGGCATCTCATACGCTTGCAGCCATTATCGTTGTGGTTCCCCCAGGGGAAGAGTCAAGAGGCCGAGAGGCGCTGGATCTCGCCAGGATTGATCTAGAGACGGAGGTAGTTCCGGGGGGACAGGCACGGCAGGATTCAGTCTACATCGGTTTGCAGAGGGCGAAGGCGGAGACGGATCTCGTATTGATCCACGACGGCGTTCGCCCTTTCGTTTCACGTGAGGTTGTTCTGGCTACCATCGAAGCCGCGAAAGAATGCGGCGCGGCGGTCGCGGCCGTGCCCGCCATCGATACCATCAAGCGGGTAGATACCGACGACTTCGTGATAGAGACGTTGCCGAGGGGACAGCTCTGGTCGATCCAGACCCCTCAGGTCTTCCGTTACGCACTCCTGATGCAGGCTCACCGGGCGGTTCGGGAGTGCGGGATCATTGCCACCGATGATGCCGCGCTTGTAGAGCGAATAGGGGGAATGGTCAAGGTTGTGAGAGGAAGTTATGAGAATCTCAAGATTACGAGCGAAGAGGATTTGCCTCTCGCCGGCCTGATCCTGAAGCGGCGGAGAGTCCAATGA